In Paenibacillus ihbetae, the following are encoded in one genomic region:
- a CDS encoding cadherin-like beta sandwich domain-containing protein, whose protein sequence is MQTSPRRPFQQSVSFILCVTLLLSSWVVVSFPTTASAAPATVTKVLQEGVDGYTGMSSATVSSLKPDTPSPGISVLTRRDYGDYGDSRPFFKIDLPSIPQNATITDAKFELSALPFGNSGNGTVSVDVYRVAQDWNESSITWNTSITNPIYDSIPYSTKPIGCAGNSAICSFDLTGLVQQWVEGTSENYGFMLKVADEIPSVNWSRGFHPETFYVVSLRPKLTITYTVAATGVDVTPSTLSLIRGGSTEQLIATVLPDTAMNKNVTWSSSDPAIATVDASGVVTPVGRGTATITVTTEDGSFTDTSTVTVSEPTDLSQLTLSKGTLSPAFEAGTTHYTAAVTNDVYSLTVTPITVDAHATMTVNGHLVKSGTPSEAIQLNVGDNEITVTVTAQDGTTNTYMVKVTRAASNSADLTNVELSKGTLTPAFASGTTAYAAAVTNDVYKLTITATTLDANSTVTVNGQPVKSGTPSEAIELNVGDNKIVVTVTAQDGITTKTYTIVVTRLNASSPAPDNGGHSGSYNGGSSSGPPVSPVNPSEDKTDEPKDTETPSEGSNGAACPQLTWTDTRSHWARPYIDTASQLCIIKGVSSDKLLPDEEVTRLQFALMVARAMKLQPVDHTGVLEAYQDREDIPAWASEELSAAIQAGIIEGYNDDMLRPNKKISRAELITMLIRGQGLSAANAATSFKDDAEIPAWAKGYVRYAEQLGVIEGRSNNRFEPSSTATRAEAVVILVRMLQDKQ, encoded by the coding sequence ATGCAAACAAGCCCTCGGCGGCCGTTTCAGCAATCGGTTTCATTCATTCTTTGTGTAACCCTGTTATTATCGTCATGGGTGGTCGTATCCTTCCCAACGACGGCTTCCGCGGCTCCCGCGACGGTAACTAAAGTATTACAAGAAGGCGTCGACGGGTATACGGGTATGAGTTCGGCTACCGTCAGCAGCCTAAAGCCTGATACGCCATCCCCCGGCATCTCAGTCCTTACAAGACGGGACTATGGAGACTATGGTGATTCTCGGCCATTTTTTAAGATCGATCTCCCCTCCATACCGCAAAACGCGACCATTACGGACGCTAAGTTTGAACTGAGCGCGCTTCCGTTCGGGAACTCGGGCAATGGGACCGTATCGGTTGACGTCTATAGAGTCGCTCAGGATTGGAATGAAAGCAGCATCACATGGAATACCTCCATTACGAATCCCATTTATGATTCGATCCCTTACTCAACCAAACCGATCGGCTGCGCTGGAAATAGTGCAATATGCAGTTTCGATCTGACCGGCCTCGTGCAGCAATGGGTTGAGGGCACCTCGGAGAATTATGGTTTTATGCTGAAGGTTGCGGACGAAATACCATCCGTGAATTGGTCCAGAGGATTTCACCCGGAAACATTTTATGTAGTATCCCTCCGCCCTAAGCTGACAATTACCTACACCGTTGCTGCAACCGGCGTTGACGTAACACCCTCCACCCTTTCGCTGATTCGCGGCGGGAGCACGGAACAATTGATAGCAACGGTCCTGCCGGATACGGCCATGAATAAAAATGTGACATGGTCGTCGTCGGATCCCGCTATTGCGACGGTAGACGCAAGCGGCGTCGTTACGCCGGTCGGACGGGGCACGGCTACCATTACGGTGACGACGGAGGATGGAAGCTTCACGGACACAAGCACGGTGACGGTATCGGAGCCGACCGATCTAAGCCAATTGACGCTGTCGAAAGGCACCCTGTCGCCGGCGTTCGAAGCCGGAACGACCCATTATACAGCTGCCGTGACGAACGATGTGTATAGCCTGACGGTTACACCGATCACGGTGGATGCGCATGCAACCATGACCGTGAACGGGCATTTGGTCAAGAGCGGTACGCCATCGGAGGCGATTCAGCTGAACGTCGGTGACAATGAAATCACCGTGACGGTAACAGCACAGGATGGTACGACGAATACCTATATGGTGAAGGTAACCCGTGCGGCGAGCAACAGCGCGGACTTAACGAATGTGGAGCTGTCGAAAGGCACACTAACGCCGGCATTCGCCAGCGGGACGACCGCCTATGCGGCTGCTGTGACTAACGATGTATATAAGCTGACGATTACGGCGACAACGCTCGATGCAAATTCGACCGTGACGGTGAACGGGCAGCCGGTCAAGAGCGGCACTCCGTCGGAAGCCATCGAACTGAACGTCGGTGACAACAAAATCGTCGTGACGGTAACTGCGCAGGATGGAATAACGACGAAAACATACACGATCGTGGTTACCCGATTGAACGCAAGCTCGCCAGCACCTGATAATGGCGGGCACTCGGGTTCCTATAATGGCGGATCATCGTCAGGGCCACCGGTTAGCCCGGTGAACCCTTCAGAGGATAAAACCGACGAGCCTAAAGATACGGAAACCCCTTCGGAAGGGTCGAATGGAGCAGCTTGCCCGCAGCTCACATGGACGGACACCCGGAGTCATTGGGCGAGACCCTATATCGATACCGCTTCGCAACTCTGCATAATTAAAGGCGTTTCGAGCGATAAGCTTTTGCCGGATGAAGAGGTGACCAGACTGCAGTTCGCGCTAATGGTAGCTCGGGCGATGAAGCTGCAGCCTGTGGACCATACCGGTGTCCTGGAAGCCTATCAGGATCGGGAAGACATCCCTGCCTGGGCATCGGAGGAATTGTCCGCTGCGATCCAAGCGGGGATCATCGAAGGCTACAACGATGATATGCTGCGCCCGAACAAAAAGATCAGCCGGGCGGAATTGATCACCATGCTGATTCGAGGCCAGGGTCTATCTGCTGCCAATGCAGCGACTTCGTTCAAGGACGATGCTGAAATCCCGGCTTGGGCCAAAGGTTATGTTAGATATGCGGAGCAGCTAGGAGTCATCGAAGGCCGCTCCAATAACCGGTTTGAGCCGTCCAGCACCGCCACGCGGGCAGAAGCCGTCGTGATCCTGGTCCGCATGCTGCAAGACAAGCAATAA
- a CDS encoding helix-turn-helix domain-containing protein, which yields MNTKQIIQKSIAYMEQHLEQPLTLTDIASYAGFSPHHFHRLFRREVGLNIADYLRRRRLALAGQLLLHTETPIIDISLHCHFESQESFTRAFKKMYGIPPGRYRKIFSLHAQSSIQAKGDVSMNQQASNPSALKGWFLSGSHPQDYEMGVDRTVVHQGSASGYLRALTPMDPGAFATMMQQFKADKYRGKRMRFSGFVKTDNVAEYCGLWMRIDNHAEDVLQFDNMHDRRIAGSTNWNHYAIVLDVPEESATISIGVLLMGAGKVWVDSFRFEEVDLSVPTTHLDVHYELLDEPSNLSFEE from the coding sequence TTGAACACGAAACAGATCATCCAAAAAAGCATTGCGTATATGGAGCAGCATCTGGAGCAGCCGCTGACGCTGACGGATATCGCCTCGTATGCCGGATTTTCGCCGCACCATTTTCACAGATTGTTCCGGCGAGAGGTCGGCTTGAACATTGCGGACTATTTGAGAAGACGCCGGCTGGCTTTGGCAGGGCAGCTATTGCTCCATACCGAAACGCCGATCATCGATATTTCGCTGCACTGCCACTTTGAAAGCCAGGAGTCTTTTACGAGAGCGTTTAAAAAAATGTACGGCATCCCGCCCGGACGCTACCGGAAAATCTTCTCGCTCCACGCGCAAAGCTCAATCCAAGCCAAGGGAGATGTTAGCATGAATCAACAAGCAAGCAATCCATCCGCTCTGAAGGGCTGGTTCCTGAGCGGAAGCCACCCGCAGGATTATGAAATGGGAGTCGATCGGACCGTCGTGCATCAAGGAAGCGCATCCGGCTATTTACGCGCCCTGACGCCGATGGATCCCGGCGCTTTCGCCACGATGATGCAGCAGTTCAAAGCCGACAAATACAGGGGGAAGCGGATGAGATTCTCCGGCTTCGTCAAAACCGACAACGTCGCCGAGTATTGCGGCTTGTGGATGCGTATCGACAACCACGCCGAGGACGTGCTCCAGTTCGATAACATGCACGACCGCCGCATCGCCGGGAGCACGAATTGGAACCATTACGCCATCGTGCTGGACGTGCCGGAGGAGAGCGCCACGATCTCGATTGGCGTGCTCTTGATGGGAGCGGGCAAGGTGTGGGTGGACAGCTTCCGATTCGAAGAAGTGGACCTGAGTGTTCCAACCACCCATTTAGACGTACATTATGAGCTGTTGGACGAACCGTCCAACCTGTCATTTGAAGAGTAG